The following DNA comes from Triticum aestivum cultivar Chinese Spring chromosome 3D, IWGSC CS RefSeq v2.1, whole genome shotgun sequence.
GGAGCTGTTTGCAAAATGCTGTAATCAGGCCCAGTACAAGCCCCAAAGCAGCTctggtgttgaagaaagatggaacCTGGAGAATGTGTTTCGACTATCGAAAACTAAATGCAGCAACTATGTTTTCCAAATACCCCATTCCTATCATAGAAGACCGGCCCGCGCCCACAAATCGTTGAATCCTGGCTCCGTCCCTGCTCAAATCCTAGAAAcagaaatatgaaaataaatgtcGTTTGGCTCACACCATATGATTGTTTCTTTGAGTCTAGGCTAATATTTTTTTCCTACGAAATGTGGAGGACAAGAAAAACTCCTTTATAGAAATAGGATTTTTCCTAAAAACCAAATGGCTCTGAAGTAAATTTTCCTAAGAAAATCCTATTATATcgaattcctataaaattcctccaAGAGATCTTCACTGTTTGGGAATCATATTTATTGGTATATATTGCTGCGTTTTTTCGAACAAAAAAAAGCCTAGACTTATAATAATGCAAAAATCGTGTAGTTTGACTCCAAACTATACTAGTAGGCCGTTCCGTCCCCCGCCTCCCCCTGCGACGCACGCGGGCAAAGAAAGATGCCCGTCGAGCCTGGGGCGCGACGTTTCGACCCCTCCGAGCCCCACtcgtgctccccccccccccccccccccccccccccgtgcgtcCCATCCCCCGGCGCCTGCTGTTCGCGCGCAATCGCAGACACCCGCGCCCGCGCTCCGAGCCCGTCTACTTTCCTCCCCCGCACGCCGAGGCGGGGCCAAAAATACTCACAAACACGCCGCGAAATAAACAAACCAATCAATTTATCTCCGGAACGGGCGGTGCgagcaaaggaaagaaaataaagggAACGAGTGCGTGGCCCCGAAAAGCAACAGGCTCgtcacgtgccccacctcctccaCGGGCTGCCCGCCCGCCCGGACCGCGGGCCCCTCGGCCCGTGGGCGCCCACGTGCAGAGCTCGTTTGACGTGGACCGCGCCGCGCCGGAGCAACACGCTTCGTGGGCTGCCCTCCGCCTGCCCCCCCACCCCACACCACACTTCGCTGCCTCGCCCCTGTGCGGTGTGCTGCAGTTACCGCTCTGCCCCTCCCCGCGCTGCCGTGTTGACCGCCCTCCCGCGGTGGCAGGGGCGTAAATAGGAGGAAATCGAGGGGCGGTGCGGGCCGCGTCGCGAGCCGGGGCTTTTCAAAGCTCACGCCACTGCTCCCCCACCcaccctctctgtctctctctctctcctcttccgtGTGATCTGCTCTCGCTCCTTCGCCCACTCGAGAGGGCGACCTCTTCTCCCTCCTTCCTTCCTTCGAGCTCGGCAGGGACCCTTCCTTCGAGCTCGGCAGCGGAGCCGAGCTGTGCGTGCCGCGGAGGGTTGACCGGGCATGGCgacggggggaggaggaggaggaggaggaggaggggcggactTCGGGGCGGCGGGGGGAGCGGGCGGCAGGATGCCGACGTGGAGGGAGAGGGAGAACAACAAGCgcagggagcggcggcggcgcgcgatcGCCGCCAAGATATTCTCCGGCCTGCGGGCGCACGGCGGGTACAAGCTGCCCAAGCACTGCGACAACAACGAGGTCCTCAAGGCCCTCTGCAACGAGGCCGGCTGGGTCGTCGAGCCCGACGGCACCACCTACCGCAAGGTTCGTATCGTACCACCACGCCTTCCCCGCTCTCTCCCCCGGCCGCAACGCTGGATCTCCACCAGTACAGCCGATTGATCGATCCCTTCGCCTCGCTCCCCCACGGGAGGTCAGCCAGCGGCGCCGTGGTTCAGCCGGCTAGCGAGCTACCCCGTCGAGCGCGCGCAGGCTTGCGGCGGAGCAGGCGGCGCGCGCAGTGGATCTCGGCGAGGGCCAGCTGGTGCCTGCGCGGTGTGAACCGTGTGGCGTCCAGTCGTACCTTTCCTATTTTAATTTTCTTCCATTTCCTTGGGGGTGGGTCGCACGTGGGTGGCGCGATGAGCAAAGGGTGGTGTGGTGGGAGACGCCAGTCTGGTCCGTGCACGGGTGTGCCGGACTGGAGTGCGGGGTGGGTGGGTGGGCGGGCGGTAGGCGCGTTCGTGGAATTTCGGGGCATCGGGGAGCTGCTGCCGCTGGGGAAAAGAAAAGCTAGATTCTCCTAGCGCGGCGACGAATTGAGCATCTTGTTGTATCGGTGCCGTGCTGCTCCCCTGCTGCAAATCCTATCGCGATGCTTGCATTTGGTGGATCAGGATTCCTGTTCGGCTCGTAAGATCTGTGGGCGAGAAACACGCTGAAGCAAGCTCTAATATGCTCCTGAATTATTGCCTGCTGCGTGTTCATGCCGAAGTTGCACCAATGCTTCAAACAATCCCACAGAGTCACATGCTGAAATTCACTGTTGGCATGATGATGTTTGACCATCTTCTGTTTGCCTGATCTTTGCTACACACAAGTCGAATCTTGGCAAATACAGTAGCTCTGAGGCTTGCAATGTAGTGCTAACTAGTAATCAGagattctccccctctctctctctctctcggttctTCAAAGCTTGGTGTGAAATAGGGCGCCGTGTATACCATGATAAAATATTGTTGAGTAGGTAGCAATTTTGCTGCAGAAACACCACATCTGATTTACTTTCAGCTAGTCGGAGAAGACATGGAGCACAAACTAATAAAGTGTTCGTTTATTTTTGTTCACAGGGATGCAGACCCGCAGAGCGCATGGATGGGATTGGGTGCTCAGTGTCACCAAGCCCATGCTCCTCCTATCAGCCGAGTCCGCGGGCATCATACAATGCAAGCCCTACTTCCTCTTCATTCCCCAGCGGCGCATCGTCGCCCTTCCTCCCGCATTCCAACAACATGGTAAATGGCGTCGATGCAACTCCCATCCTACCATGGCTCCAGACGTTCTCCAATTCGACGGCGTCGAATAAGCGGCCGCATCTTCCCCCGCTGCTGATTCACGGTGGCTCCATTAGCGCCCCGGTGACTCCTCCACTGAGCTCACCGACTGCTCGCACCCCTCGCATGAAGACGGACTGGGACGAGTCGGTGATCCAGCCACCATGGCATGGTTCAAACAGTCCCTGCGTGGTGAACTCCACCCCGCCGAGCCCCGGGCGTCAGATGGTTCCTGACCCGGCATGGCTGGCCGGTATCCAGATCTCGTCAACGAGCCCTTCATCGCCCACCTTCAGTCTCATGTCGTCAAACCCATTCAGCGTCTTCAAAGAAGCGATTCCGGGCGGTGGTTCGTCGAGGATGTGCACGCCAGGGCAGAGCGGCACCTGCTCGCCGGTGATTCCCGGCATGGCGCGGCACCCGGACGTTCACATGATGGACGTGGTTTCTGACGAGTTTGCGTTTGGAAGCAGCACCAACGGCGGCGCTCAGCAGGCCACCGCTGGATTGGTGAGGGCGTGGGAGGGCGAGAGGATCCACGAGGACTCCGGATCGGACGAGCTGGAGCTCACTCTCGGAAGCTCCAGGACGAGGAGCTGATGCTAACAACACCTAACTCGGGCGGGATTCTTTCTTGTTGTAgcttatttcttcttcttcttcttcttcttcttcttcttcttcttcttcttcttattggtgTTCCATTAGTTTCTGAAAGAGAGACCAAGCGTGTGGTTCCTTCAGATAGCTTTCACTTGATGTGGTGGTAAATTGTGTTATTTATTTGTGCGAATTACAAGAGCTAGAGAGGGCAGCCAAAACCAGCTGGCGACCTCGCTTTGGCCGTGATGTAAGCTCATTGTGCTGTTGTTGCGACAGATGTAAATTGATGTTAGAAATCATGAAGATTGTCGACCTCCACTGCTCATACGATGATGCTTGTTCCATGCCGTGGTAGCGCGCTGGTGGATGGAGTCGGCAGGGCGGTGGCCGCAAAGTCCTCGGTGCCGGGGGGTCAACACGGTGTTCCTGGTCGAGGAGCGGACGGCGTCGCGGCCGTGTCTTGTCCGGAGCGGGCGGGCGTGATTGTGCCTTGACCTCGTGCCCGCGCCGCACTGCCGTCGCTTTCTCCCTTTACCTGAGCGTGCCGCGCCGAGTCAAAGAAAAACGCAGCTCAGCTGTGCCGCCCGCAAATGCTGCCCTCCAGAAGCCGGACAATGCGGAAGGATCTTCTTCACCTCACCACCGCAGAAAAATATCTACTTCCAAGTTCTCCGTAGTAGCGCGTGAGTACGCCACGCCTTGTCGTAGGCTGCAGAgtcgccgccgcctgctgctgcgGGCACCGCTACTTGCGGGGCTATTATTTCAAGTGAACCGAGCTTTAGGACGTAGGAGTAGCATCGTTTGGAAGCAAATGTCCATCGGCTGTAAA
Coding sequences within:
- the LOC123077689 gene encoding protein BZR1 homolog 2, producing the protein MATGGGGGGGGGGADFGAAGGAGGRMPTWRERENNKRRERRRRAIAAKIFSGLRAHGGYKLPKHCDNNEVLKALCNEAGWVVEPDGTTYRKGCRPAERMDGIGCSVSPSPCSSYQPSPRASYNASPTSSSFPSGASSPFLPHSNNMVNGVDATPILPWLQTFSNSTASNKRPHLPPLLIHGGSISAPVTPPLSSPTARTPRMKTDWDESVIQPPWHGSNSPCVVNSTPPSPGRQMVPDPAWLAGIQISSTSPSSPTFSLMSSNPFSVFKEAIPGGGSSRMCTPGQSGTCSPVIPGMARHPDVHMMDVVSDEFAFGSSTNGGAQQATAGLVRAWEGERIHEDSGSDELELTLGSSRTRS